In Halobaculum sp. XH14, a single genomic region encodes these proteins:
- a CDS encoding PadR family transcriptional regulator, translating into MNVPRTLSALEWDVLWMLSKRGPLKGIAIRQELIDYYGEEVSHAEVYPSLDALADLELVREVATDGRPREYKLTEEGRRTLARRQIWQEGLSSSNNGP; encoded by the coding sequence GTGAACGTTCCCCGCACCCTCTCGGCGCTCGAGTGGGACGTCCTCTGGATGCTATCGAAACGCGGTCCGCTGAAAGGCATCGCCATCCGGCAGGAGCTGATCGACTACTACGGCGAGGAGGTGAGCCACGCGGAGGTGTATCCGAGCCTCGACGCTCTGGCCGACCTCGAACTCGTGCGGGAGGTAGCGACCGACGGCCGGCCGCGCGAGTACAAGCTCACCGAGGAGGGGCGTCGCACGCTCGCACGGCGACAGATCTGGCAGGAAGGGCTGAGCAGTTCGAACAACGGCCCGTGA
- a CDS encoding GTP cyclohydrolase III, with amino-acid sequence MTATQLTLVQIDNYGPWTVTPEPRREMDLQTLQSRLFADLAQFVGSRDGYAFFTRFDNMVAVTNGLDRSDHELLQESIGNRYPVTISLGTGVDESPIEALETATELVQNAGSAQSADRAEALDGEFVGDPGAGDLRIAHFDVNDATGKYTDRLNEFDSFISIEQAYASLMRYMREAHGALSFFVGGDNVISVCPELGVDEYRDAIDHVSSEADVQLKVGVGRGTTAHEAGIRAKHALEDCRYEGTLVEFA; translated from the coding sequence GTGACCGCGACGCAGCTCACGCTCGTTCAGATCGACAACTACGGGCCGTGGACCGTGACGCCGGAGCCCCGCCGGGAGATGGACCTCCAGACGCTCCAGTCCCGGCTGTTCGCCGACCTCGCGCAGTTCGTCGGCTCCCGTGACGGCTACGCGTTCTTCACCCGCTTCGACAACATGGTCGCCGTGACGAACGGCCTCGACCGGTCCGACCACGAACTCCTCCAGGAGTCCATCGGAAACCGGTATCCCGTGACCATCAGCCTCGGAACCGGCGTGGACGAGTCGCCCATCGAGGCGCTCGAAACCGCGACCGAACTCGTCCAGAACGCCGGGAGCGCGCAGTCGGCCGACCGCGCGGAGGCGCTCGACGGCGAGTTCGTCGGCGACCCCGGCGCGGGCGACCTCCGGATCGCCCACTTCGACGTGAACGACGCGACCGGCAAGTACACCGACCGGCTCAACGAGTTCGATTCGTTCATTAGCATCGAGCAGGCGTACGCCAGCCTCATGCGCTACATGCGCGAGGCCCACGGCGCGCTCTCCTTTTTCGTCGGCGGCGACAACGTCATCTCGGTCTGCCCGGAACTGGGCGTCGACGAGTACCGCGACGCCATCGACCACGTCTCCTCCGAGGCCGACGTCCAGTTGAAGGTCGGCGTCGGACGCGGCACGACGGCCCACGAGGCCGGCATCCGCGCGAAGCACGCGCTGGAGGACTGCCGGTACGAGGGGACGCTGGTGGAGTTCGCGTAG
- a CDS encoding MarR family transcriptional regulator has product MRKSARWMVLLDDRILEYVSENGPTLPSDIANDDRIPYGAQHIGNRCRKLTEHGFLDNLGNGVYVITQRGRDYLNEEFDAEQVDAEGDSGGESASADGNV; this is encoded by the coding sequence ATGAGGAAGTCGGCCCGGTGGATGGTTTTGCTGGACGACAGGATCCTGGAATACGTCTCGGAGAACGGGCCGACCCTCCCCTCCGACATCGCGAACGACGACCGCATCCCGTACGGGGCACAGCACATCGGGAACAGGTGCAGGAAGCTGACCGAACACGGGTTCCTCGACAACCTGGGCAACGGCGTGTACGTCATCACCCAGCGCGGCCGGGACTATCTGAACGAGGAGTTCGACGCCGAGCAGGTGGACGCGGAGGGTGACAGTGGCGGCGAGTCCGCGTCGGCGGACGGCAACGTCTGA
- a CDS encoding DUF5794 domain-containing protein, producing the protein MSTSRHPIALRLERRVGGPTRLLATVMGLPLIDGIFPALVIAGALTVPFGIVETGLLIFGGSATMAVVLAEMEGTPREKALSILLLGAVLVPVAVAEAALAQTIQSLLTDTFHRFAGLVILAIAAKTASAEVGEYLPRPGAIIALGLVASFDPSGARLTLLLDPGLLVRAGAAAGVGVGFALAVALAGDHLRDRVDIDRFRFGSAVALGMLALSVLGLLPTEQPVALGVLCVTAVFSYEPSSDVASAGSSDDADGATGDGTSGDGASEPAPAADHGGESAPASAPDLAAGAVSGSATDGGSSAGIDPVDGDDADGSVSDPEDGPNRAPWL; encoded by the coding sequence ATGAGTACGTCACGACACCCGATCGCGCTCCGGCTTGAGCGACGCGTCGGCGGCCCCACGCGGCTGCTCGCCACCGTCATGGGCCTCCCGCTCATCGACGGCATCTTCCCCGCGCTCGTCATCGCGGGGGCGCTGACGGTCCCGTTCGGCATCGTCGAGACCGGGCTGCTCATCTTCGGCGGCTCGGCCACGATGGCGGTCGTCCTCGCCGAGATGGAGGGAACGCCGCGCGAGAAGGCCCTCTCCATCCTGCTACTCGGCGCGGTGCTCGTTCCCGTGGCCGTCGCCGAGGCCGCGCTGGCCCAGACCATCCAGAGCCTGCTCACCGACACGTTCCACCGCTTCGCGGGCCTGGTCATCCTCGCCATCGCGGCCAAGACCGCGAGCGCGGAGGTCGGCGAGTACCTCCCGCGGCCGGGGGCGATCATCGCGCTCGGGCTCGTTGCGAGTTTCGACCCGAGCGGCGCACGGCTCACCCTCCTGCTCGACCCCGGGCTGCTCGTCCGCGCCGGGGCGGCCGCCGGGGTCGGCGTCGGCTTCGCGCTCGCGGTCGCGCTCGCGGGCGACCACCTGCGCGACCGCGTCGACATCGACCGCTTCCGGTTCGGCTCGGCGGTCGCGCTCGGGATGCTGGCGCTCTCGGTGCTCGGCCTGCTACCGACCGAACAGCCGGTCGCGCTCGGCGTGCTCTGCGTGACGGCCGTGTTCTCCTACGAGCCGAGTTCCGACGTCGCGTCCGCCGGCTCCTCGGACGACGCCGACGGGGCGACCGGCGACGGTACGAGCGGGGACGGGGCATCGGAGCCAGCACCCGCAGCCGACCACGGTGGCGAGTCGGCTCCCGCCTCGGCCCCGGACCTCGCGGCCGGCGCCGTGTCCGGATCCGCGACGGACGGCGGCTCGTCGGCCGGGATCGACCCGGTCGACGGCGACGACGCGGACGGGAGCGTGTCGGACCCCGAGGACGGCCCCAACCGCGCTCCCTGGCTGTAG
- a CDS encoding repressor phrH2, which yields MTTPALPMVVRRMGTWMETLDERILEHLADEGWATARTMARCPGFETSESRLAERCHVLAHADLIAPLMDCRRADVWELTGRGVRYLRGEVDAESIRPLPKVRPSGAVRPLQW from the coding sequence ATGACGACACCAGCCCTCCCGATGGTCGTTCGACGGATGGGAACGTGGATGGAGACGCTGGACGAACGCATCCTCGAGCACCTCGCAGACGAGGGGTGGGCGACCGCGAGGACGATGGCACGGTGTCCCGGGTTCGAGACGTCCGAATCGCGGCTCGCCGAGCGATGTCACGTCCTCGCACACGCGGATCTGATCGCCCCGCTGATGGACTGCCGTCGGGCCGACGTCTGGGAACTGACTGGCCGCGGCGTGAGGTATCTCCGCGGCGAAGTCGACGCGGAGTCGATCCGACCGCTCCCCAAGGTCCGTCCCTCGGGGGCGGTCAGACCGCTCCAGTGGTGA
- a CDS encoding DUF5795 family protein: MSNRVVEGRMVTPEKLAELVEGESVMEAEDIADADRQCPDCGGDVISVGYMPSVTEFVTAYKCQECPWGETDR; this comes from the coding sequence ATGAGCAATCGCGTCGTCGAGGGGCGGATGGTCACGCCCGAGAAACTGGCCGAACTCGTCGAGGGCGAGTCGGTGATGGAAGCCGAGGACATCGCGGACGCCGACCGGCAGTGTCCCGACTGCGGCGGCGACGTCATCTCGGTCGGATACATGCCCTCGGTCACGGAGTTCGTGACCGCCTACAAGTGTCAGGAGTGCCCCTGGGGCGAGACGGATCGCTGA
- a CDS encoding PPC domain-containing protein encodes MTRHSHSRPSPLGPLLALTLACLLATSAFAGTAAAAGTTNGTNPQTGAQQFEPNNSFDTATEITPGTYEGLNVTTFDVDVYEIELTANESMSASINFTHEEGDLELYLVGPNETILLRNESATDGESFSYVPERNGTFYLVVTGFQGQTNEYELTYRNDASPFAGVEDEFEPNDDLPNATAIDPGSYDNLTITTGDVDVFAVEVAQGEMLSSSINFSHERGDLDLFLTDENASVLQVSNSVTDGESISYAPNESGTYYLVVYGFAGATGPYDLSVSVTAAANDTGTETATAESGTETATEPGTTTPTGNATTTEPPTGTETPAGTDAATSTETETGTETPPTTETETPPATETATNTEPGTDTETDAGTENGTNTGTDTASVFRG; translated from the coding sequence ATGACCCGACACAGTCACTCACGGCCGTCTCCGCTCGGCCCGCTGCTCGCGCTCACACTCGCCTGCCTCCTCGCGACGAGTGCGTTCGCGGGCACCGCGGCCGCCGCGGGGACGACGAACGGGACGAACCCGCAGACGGGGGCACAGCAGTTCGAACCGAACAACAGCTTCGACACGGCGACGGAGATCACGCCGGGCACCTACGAGGGGCTGAACGTCACCACGTTCGACGTCGACGTCTACGAGATCGAGCTGACGGCGAACGAGTCGATGTCGGCGTCGATCAACTTCACGCACGAGGAGGGCGACCTCGAACTCTACCTCGTCGGGCCGAACGAGACGATCCTGCTCAGGAACGAGTCGGCGACCGACGGCGAGTCGTTCTCGTACGTGCCCGAGCGAAACGGCACCTTCTACCTGGTCGTGACCGGATTCCAGGGCCAGACGAACGAGTACGAACTGACGTACCGTAACGACGCGTCGCCGTTCGCGGGCGTCGAGGACGAGTTCGAGCCGAACGACGACCTCCCGAACGCGACCGCGATCGACCCCGGGTCGTACGATAACCTCACCATCACCACCGGCGACGTCGACGTGTTCGCGGTCGAGGTCGCCCAGGGCGAGATGCTCTCGTCCTCGATCAACTTCTCGCACGAGCGCGGCGACCTGGACCTCTTCCTCACGGACGAGAACGCGTCGGTTCTGCAGGTCAGCAACTCGGTGACCGACGGCGAATCGATCTCGTACGCCCCGAACGAGTCGGGAACGTACTACCTCGTCGTCTACGGCTTCGCCGGCGCGACCGGCCCCTACGACCTCTCGGTGTCGGTGACGGCGGCCGCGAACGACACCGGGACGGAAACGGCGACGGCCGAATCGGGGACGGAGACGGCTACGGAACCCGGAACGACCACGCCGACCGGGAACGCCACGACCACCGAGCCCCCGACGGGCACCGAGACGCCCGCGGGGACGGACGCTGCGACGAGTACGGAAACCGAAACGGGAACGGAAACGCCACCCACGACGGAGACGGAAACGCCGCCCGCGACGGAGACGGCGACGAACACGGAGCCCGGGACGGACACGGAGACTGACGCGGGCACCGAAAACGGGACGAACACGGGTACCGATACGGCCTCCGTGTTCCGGGGCTGA